The following coding sequences are from one Chloracidobacterium sp. window:
- a CDS encoding DUF4013 domain-containing protein, translating into MNTEQAQEQWQIETEGQVRDTSFAELTSWIEGRTLQRGDRVRKGNLRWIEAGRVPSLVSVFNAVEHGQPVPPVISTTKLEPTRLAPQNSVSRNIAAPQEVAERVCSVHADALADFVCGTCHSEFCRACPNSYGGTVKICPFCGAMCSPIAAPLVNAAGRPIPNAPADTSFGFGDFARALAHPFKFKVSLIVGALMYMAFSVGQSAVSFGGYVLMGSALFCFLLANMLTVGILTNTVENFTQGRLDANFMPSFDDFNVWDDIVHPFFLSIGVYVVSFGPLIVVGIIAIFMMMNSAPTALNGIKSDASRIVDPGLPYAANAAKQSERVREILKKNADEQQRRVAAMNDANVDASKVEEREAIVDADKLNADNLEEMQRMIGQQRKAQLESALGKTPETVAAERTQFLKSLVGYGAVFLIVGGIAILWGLLYFPAACAVAGYTRSFTATMNPLVGLDTIKRLGTSYILILVMGLLLAIAATLVSGVLSVIFSPFDLPSMGNLPAKAIGSLFGFYLSVVFSCIIGYALYKAADRLKLAR; encoded by the coding sequence ATGAATACAGAACAGGCACAGGAACAATGGCAGATCGAGACCGAAGGGCAGGTCCGTGATACCAGTTTTGCAGAGCTAACGTCGTGGATCGAGGGCCGGACCCTGCAACGCGGTGACCGCGTACGCAAAGGCAATCTCCGCTGGATCGAGGCCGGTCGTGTGCCGTCGCTCGTCTCGGTATTCAATGCAGTCGAACACGGCCAACCCGTACCGCCGGTCATTTCAACTACCAAATTAGAGCCAACTCGGCTTGCTCCCCAAAATTCAGTCTCGCGGAATATCGCCGCGCCGCAGGAAGTTGCGGAACGAGTCTGCAGTGTCCACGCGGATGCACTTGCGGATTTTGTCTGCGGCACTTGTCACAGTGAGTTTTGCAGAGCGTGTCCTAATTCATACGGCGGAACGGTCAAAATTTGCCCGTTTTGCGGTGCGATGTGTTCGCCGATCGCCGCACCGTTGGTGAACGCGGCGGGACGACCAATTCCGAACGCCCCGGCTGACACCTCTTTCGGCTTCGGTGATTTCGCAAGAGCCTTAGCTCATCCGTTCAAATTCAAGGTCAGTCTGATCGTCGGTGCGTTGATGTATATGGCATTTTCGGTCGGCCAGTCGGCGGTGTCATTCGGCGGCTATGTGCTGATGGGCTCCGCCCTATTCTGCTTTCTGCTGGCAAATATGTTGACGGTTGGCATCCTTACAAACACCGTCGAAAACTTTACGCAAGGCAGATTGGACGCGAACTTTATGCCTTCGTTCGATGATTTCAATGTCTGGGACGACATCGTACACCCCTTCTTTCTCAGTATTGGGGTTTACGTCGTTTCATTTGGTCCGCTGATCGTTGTCGGGATCATCGCGATATTTATGATGATGAATTCTGCTCCGACGGCATTGAACGGTATTAAGAGTGATGCCTCAAGGATCGTCGATCCGGGTCTCCCCTACGCCGCCAACGCCGCCAAACAAAGTGAGCGTGTTCGGGAGATCCTCAAAAAAAATGCCGATGAACAGCAACGTCGTGTCGCGGCAATGAACGATGCGAATGTAGATGCGTCCAAGGTCGAGGAACGGGAAGCGATCGTCGACGCCGACAAATTGAACGCTGATAATCTTGAGGAAATGCAGCGAATGATCGGCCAGCAACGAAAGGCCCAACTCGAATCGGCTCTCGGCAAAACACCCGAGACCGTTGCCGCCGAACGAACACAGTTTCTCAAAAGCCTCGTCGGTTACGGGGCGGTGTTTCTGATCGTTGGCGGGATCGCAATCCTTTGGGGGCTTTTGTATTTCCCGGCCGCGTGTGCCGTCGCGGGATACACTCGGTCATTCACGGCGACGATGAATCCGCTCGTCGGACTCGACACCATCAAGCGTCTCGGCACGTCATATATTCTCATTCTGGTGATGGGTTTGCTCTTGGCAATTGCTGCAACGTTGGTCAGCGGCGTGCTCTCGGTCATATTTTCACCATTCGATCTGCCGTCGATGGGCAATCTGCCCGCCAAGGCAATCGGCAGTCTGTTCGGTTTCTACCTCTCGGTGGTATTTTCGTGCATTATCGGTTACGCACTTTATAAAGCTGCGGATCGCCTAAAGCTCGCCAGATAG
- a CDS encoding HD domain-containing protein: MPRNAKKLSLIYFVIATLLVVGMVPLVLTGWLLSNKSGQELRAAENRYQIQLVQEKARQIEAFGKRNGDLVTGIADGIELSNNSGVFLAPATETKLGSMLSANPEVLAIYVKPDGADSLSVFRSNGLTRDDVEKLAFDASTSASAGKVSIGKLQPIGSSGDLVMTFTTLATVPGGKHACVVAITSLRDIARLTVGFSSLKERDLWRNGLPIIFVVDEDGRAVFHPDAGLQASRESLNDLKIVKDWRESGAQVQSALVPFTAEYEKISHEMIGAYSTARITADRSLGVITMQDEKTALASVGDMRLQTWLISLAFAIFALIAGLVLARFLTAPLLTLATAAKSIAAGDYSTRVKSRDITEIGTLGDTFNLMSEKIEDQIANLAKAAAENRELFVGTVKALSAAIDGKDKYTRGHSERVARISVAMGKRLGMGEQELDTLRMSALLHDIGKIAIDDSILKKPAALTNEEYEIMKTHPQRGYKIMSQIPAMKDFLPGMYMHHEMVNGMGYPQGLYGDQIPLQAKIISVADTFDAMTIDRPYSKGMDLSSALASIKTFIDTRYDGAVVEALVDACSAGEVANGIVRQMAAIREAEKEEAAQAKLVA; the protein is encoded by the coding sequence ATGCCTCGAAACGCAAAAAAACTCAGTCTCATATACTTTGTCATCGCCACGCTCTTGGTGGTCGGTATGGTGCCGCTTGTCCTAACCGGTTGGCTCTTGTCGAACAAGAGCGGTCAGGAACTGCGAGCGGCCGAAAATCGTTACCAGATACAACTCGTTCAGGAAAAGGCCCGTCAGATCGAGGCTTTCGGCAAACGCAACGGTGATCTTGTTACCGGAATTGCCGACGGAATTGAACTCTCGAACAATTCCGGTGTCTTCCTGGCTCCGGCCACCGAGACAAAACTCGGTTCTATGCTCTCTGCCAATCCGGAAGTGCTGGCGATCTACGTCAAACCGGACGGTGCCGATTCGCTTTCCGTCTTTCGGTCCAACGGTTTGACTCGTGACGATGTCGAAAAACTCGCTTTCGATGCGTCCACTTCCGCCTCCGCCGGCAAGGTCAGTATCGGCAAACTCCAGCCCATCGGTTCCTCAGGTGATCTGGTGATGACCTTTACAACGCTGGCCACTGTACCGGGCGGCAAACACGCGTGCGTTGTGGCGATAACTTCTCTGCGTGATATTGCACGGCTCACGGTGGGCTTCAGTTCATTGAAGGAGCGCGATCTATGGCGTAACGGTCTGCCGATCATTTTTGTCGTGGACGAGGACGGCCGGGCAGTATTTCACCCCGACGCAGGCCTCCAAGCGTCTCGTGAGTCACTCAATGACCTTAAGATCGTCAAGGATTGGCGGGAATCGGGTGCACAGGTCCAGTCGGCCCTTGTGCCGTTCACTGCGGAATATGAAAAGATCTCACACGAGATGATCGGTGCCTATTCGACCGCCCGGATCACCGCGGACCGTTCGCTTGGCGTCATCACGATGCAGGATGAAAAGACTGCTCTGGCGTCTGTCGGCGATATGCGTCTGCAAACCTGGTTGATAAGTTTGGCATTTGCCATATTTGCGCTGATCGCCGGACTCGTGCTGGCGAGGTTCTTGACGGCGCCGCTCCTAACACTTGCTACGGCCGCTAAGAGTATTGCCGCCGGTGACTATTCGACACGTGTTAAGAGCCGCGACATTACTGAGATCGGGACGCTCGGCGATACGTTCAATCTAATGTCGGAAAAGATCGAGGACCAGATCGCAAATCTCGCCAAGGCAGCGGCCGAGAACCGCGAACTGTTCGTCGGCACCGTCAAAGCACTTTCAGCCGCGATCGACGGCAAAGATAAATATACCCGAGGTCATTCCGAGAGAGTTGCACGTATCTCCGTCGCGATGGGCAAACGCCTAGGGATGGGCGAGCAAGAGCTTGATACGCTCCGAATGAGTGCTCTATTGCACGATATCGGCAAGATCGCGATCGACGATTCGATCCTCAAGAAGCCGGCCGCTCTGACCAACGAAGAATACGAGATAATGAAGACTCACCCGCAAAGGGGTTACAAGATAATGTCGCAGATACCGGCGATGAAGGACTTTTTGCCGGGTATGTATATGCATCACGAAATGGTCAACGGAATGGGTTACCCGCAGGGACTCTACGGCGATCAGATCCCGCTCCAGGCAAAGATCATCTCGGTCGCGGATACATTTGACGCGATGACCATCGATCGACCGTATTCCAAGGGAATGGATCTGTCGTCCGCTCTTGCGAGCATCAAGACGTTTATCGACACCCGCTATGACGGTGCAGTGGTCGAAGCTTTGGTGGACGCTTGCAGTGCGGGTGAGGTTGCCAACGGTATAGTCCGCCAGATGGCGGCTATCCGTGAAGCGGAAAAGGAAGAGGCGGCCCAGGCCAAGCTTGTCGCTTAG
- the ribD gene encoding bifunctional diaminohydroxyphosphoribosylaminopyrimidine deaminase/5-amino-6-(5-phosphoribosylamino)uracil reductase RibD has translation MTESDDIQYLLRALELASDGKGLVSPNPLVGCVIVSADGKVVGEGTYTLDGLVHAEAIALEQAGPDAIGGTAYVSLEPHDHHGKTPPCTEALINAGIRRVVCPIEDPNPLVSGRGFDHLRGVGIEVVVGPLAAEAAKINEKFIVWHQQQRPFVHLKMAMSLDGRISVDSSISTALSGEDARGRVQELRHEHDAILIGGNTAAVDNPSLTDRSGKPRRRPLARVVLDNRLQIPLSSTLVTATADAPTIIFTNSRDHAKIEHLRANGVEVIELELGGRDLLAVLAELRQRDIQSVLVEGGTEIAGAFVDARLIDKLTFIAAPLIIGGREAPTAVGGMGADSIASALKLHDVRVTQLGDDIEITGHVRAA, from the coding sequence GTGACCGAAAGCGACGACATACAATATCTTTTGCGAGCACTGGAACTCGCGTCTGACGGCAAAGGCCTCGTCAGCCCCAATCCGCTCGTCGGTTGTGTGATCGTGTCTGCCGACGGCAAGGTGGTTGGCGAGGGAACTTACACGCTTGACGGCCTTGTTCACGCTGAGGCCATCGCGCTTGAGCAGGCCGGTCCGGACGCGATCGGCGGCACGGCGTACGTCTCGCTCGAGCCGCACGACCATCACGGTAAGACGCCGCCCTGTACCGAGGCTCTGATCAATGCCGGAATTCGGCGGGTCGTTTGCCCGATCGAGGATCCAAATCCGCTGGTCTCAGGCCGCGGTTTCGACCATCTTCGAGGGGTCGGAATCGAGGTTGTCGTTGGCCCCCTGGCGGCGGAGGCGGCAAAGATCAACGAGAAATTTATCGTCTGGCATCAGCAACAGCGGCCGTTTGTACATCTTAAAATGGCGATGTCGCTCGATGGCCGGATCTCGGTGGATTCGAGCATCTCGACCGCACTTTCGGGGGAAGATGCCCGCGGGCGCGTTCAAGAACTCCGTCACGAACACGATGCGATCCTGATCGGCGGCAATACTGCGGCGGTCGACAACCCCAGCCTGACCGACCGCAGCGGCAAACCGCGTCGGCGTCCGCTCGCTCGTGTCGTATTGGACAATCGGCTTCAGATCCCGCTTAGCTCAACGCTTGTAACGGCCACGGCCGACGCACCGACAATCATTTTCACTAACAGCCGTGACCACGCCAAGATCGAACATTTACGTGCTAACGGCGTCGAAGTCATCGAATTAGAATTGGGCGGCCGGGACCTTTTGGCGGTGCTTGCAGAATTGCGCCAACGGGATATTCAAAGCGTTTTGGTCGAAGGCGGGACTGAGATCGCCGGAGCATTCGTTGACGCACGACTCATCGACAAACTTACATTCATCGCCGCTCCGCTCATCATCGGCGGACGTGAAGCTCCAACTGCCGTCGGCGGAATGGGCGCCGATTCGATCGCTTCAGCCTTAAAGCTCCACGACGTCCGCGTTACCCAACTCGGTGACGATATCGAGATCACCGGCCACGTCAGGGCTGCATAA
- the ftsY gene encoding signal recognition particle-docking protein FtsY, with protein MAFFWRRKKEDTFSSSVLGLDKSVEELQAQEQAIEREIGVRFTKAIAKTRDTINDRLDTIFEGRKQIDEQLLDELEEMLISTDIGVATTMQVLDTIRKGVSRQEIGDVEALKRAMKNELLDTLKNSKERGVADERSIPENIKPYVLMVVGVNGVGKTTTIGKLAQRIKNEGNDVLICAADTFRAAASDQLEIWADRAGVQIVQQKQGTDPAAVLFDALAAAKARDSDVLIVDTAGRLHNKAHLMAELEKMKRISAREVEGAPHETLLVIDAVTGQNGLEQARQFTKVADVTGIVLTKLDGTAKGGIAIAIAKELNLPIRYVGIGEQVDDLMVFDAESYVNGLFN; from the coding sequence ATGGCGTTTTTTTGGCGTAGAAAAAAGGAAGACACGTTTTCGAGCTCAGTGCTGGGGCTGGATAAGTCCGTCGAAGAACTGCAGGCTCAGGAGCAGGCGATCGAGCGTGAGATCGGCGTTCGGTTTACCAAGGCGATAGCAAAGACGCGCGATACGATAAATGATCGGCTCGACACGATCTTTGAGGGTCGCAAGCAGATCGACGAACAACTGCTCGACGAGCTCGAGGAGATGCTGATCTCGACCGATATTGGCGTCGCAACCACGATGCAAGTGCTCGACACGATCCGAAAAGGCGTGTCGCGGCAGGAGATCGGCGACGTTGAGGCTCTCAAGCGTGCGATGAAAAATGAGCTCCTCGATACGCTCAAGAATTCGAAAGAACGAGGCGTTGCGGACGAACGTTCGATACCCGAGAATATCAAACCGTATGTGTTGATGGTCGTCGGCGTCAACGGCGTTGGTAAGACCACCACGATCGGCAAACTCGCCCAGCGTATCAAGAATGAGGGCAATGACGTCCTGATCTGTGCTGCGGATACTTTCAGAGCCGCCGCGAGTGACCAGCTTGAGATCTGGGCGGATCGAGCGGGAGTTCAGATCGTCCAGCAAAAGCAGGGAACCGACCCGGCGGCAGTATTGTTCGACGCTCTTGCGGCGGCAAAGGCCCGTGATTCGGACGTTTTGATCGTGGACACCGCGGGCAGGCTGCATAACAAAGCTCATCTGATGGCTGAGCTCGAAAAAATGAAGCGGATATCAGCCCGTGAGGTGGAAGGTGCACCGCACGAGACGCTGCTCGTCATCGACGCGGTTACCGGCCAAAACGGACTCGAGCAGGCGAGGCAGTTCACCAAGGTCGCGGACGTGACCGGCATCGTGCTAACAAAACTAGACGGGACCGCCAAGGGCGGTATCGCGATCGCCATCGCCAAGGAACTGAATTTACCGATCCGTTATGTCGGCATTGGTGAGCAGGTTGACGACCTTATGGTTTTCGACGCCGAAAGCTATGTAAACGGTCTTTTCAATTAG
- the rsmA gene encoding 16S rRNA (adenine(1518)-N(6)/adenine(1519)-N(6))-dimethyltransferase RsmA produces the protein MKQKWGNSGHRAKRSFGQNFLVDESVVRSIVASLSLRPGESIVEIGPGRGALTAELLETGADVTAIEIDRDLHPLLLENFGSRSNFKLIADDILQVDLNELLSNIDASGSVKIIGNLPYNISTPILERVSKARHNFSRAVFMFQREVVERITARPGESERGYFSVVIEAAFESVALFDVPPEAFSPRPKVWSSIVRLTPKPASAADEPRFRRLISMAFAQKRKTLHNNLKSVMPDADSALETVGIDPGRRAETLTLAEWVELYQVVEKKS, from the coding sequence ATGAAACAGAAATGGGGCAATTCGGGCCACCGGGCAAAGAGATCGTTCGGGCAAAACTTTTTGGTTGATGAAAGCGTGGTGCGGAGCATCGTCGCCTCGCTGTCCCTCCGGCCTGGCGAGAGCATCGTCGAGATCGGTCCCGGCCGCGGCGCGTTGACCGCCGAATTGCTTGAAACGGGAGCAGACGTAACGGCGATCGAGATCGACCGCGACCTTCACCCGCTGTTGCTTGAGAATTTTGGCTCAAGATCAAACTTTAAGCTTATTGCCGACGACATCCTGCAGGTGGATCTCAACGAACTTTTATCAAATATCGACGCGAGCGGTAGCGTAAAGATCATCGGCAATCTCCCTTACAATATTTCGACGCCGATCCTGGAAAGGGTAAGTAAGGCTCGACATAATTTTTCGCGTGCGGTATTTATGTTTCAGCGTGAGGTGGTCGAGCGTATCACGGCCCGGCCCGGCGAGAGTGAACGCGGCTATTTCTCAGTTGTGATCGAGGCGGCGTTTGAAAGTGTGGCTCTATTCGACGTGCCGCCCGAGGCATTTTCGCCGCGACCGAAAGTCTGGAGTTCGATCGTAAGGCTCACGCCCAAACCCGCGTCCGCCGCCGACGAACCGCGGTTTCGCCGCCTGATCAGTATGGCATTCGCCCAAAAGCGGAAGACGCTGCATAACAATTTGAAGTCCGTAATGCCCGACGCCGATTCCGCACTCGAAACGGTGGGGATCGATCCCGGTCGCCGCGCCGAAACGCTGACGTTGGCCGAGTGGGTGGAACTCTACCAGGTTGTTGAAAAAAAGTCCTAA
- a CDS encoding DUF1501 domain-containing protein yields MKESRRDFLCRSATALSMTALATQSGYFNGMSALAQRSVKGRSNAVPSDYRALVCIFLVGGNDGNNLIVPNHNDASISNYSAYSAARSAQGLALPQGSLLPIAVPRIGGLTYGLHPSLGTVTGGINPGIHPLWANGKMAAVTNVGTLVRPMTRAEYQSGSVPRPLQLFSHTDQSNQQMNASAGDVTMSGWGGRMSDRMSDSSNPQRLLPTVNSIAGEPIFTIGEQLLPLAIGPAPTPLGSILAMTGFNGTAAANARYAAISGGYSLTSTNDMDAAANAVQREALAIAASLNNSSDVTVAFPNSNIGNQLKQIARLIKNRASLNMNRQIFFCTVDGFDTHSTQLVAQTSLFLQLSQACRSFYDEMSAQSLGDKVTQFTLSDFGRTFNPAGSGVNAGSDHAWANHSLVIGDGVLGGDFFGVNTTNGSPFPSLVLNGPDDADIGSNARGRWIPTTGVEQYAGTLAKWFGLEQADMGYVFPNLTNFAQTDLGFMQP; encoded by the coding sequence ATGAAAGAGTCACGCAGAGATTTTTTGTGCAGATCGGCCACTGCCCTGAGTATGACGGCACTTGCGACCCAGTCGGGCTATTTCAATGGTATGTCCGCTCTAGCCCAGCGTAGCGTTAAAGGACGTAGCAATGCGGTACCGTCAGACTATCGAGCCCTCGTATGCATATTTTTGGTTGGTGGAAACGATGGCAATAATCTGATCGTGCCGAATCATAACGACGCGAGTATTAGCAACTATTCGGCATACAGTGCCGCTCGGTCGGCACAAGGTCTGGCACTGCCGCAAGGGTCACTGCTACCGATCGCCGTTCCGCGTATCGGTGGGCTGACGTACGGATTGCATCCGTCATTGGGTACGGTCACCGGCGGGATCAACCCCGGGATCCATCCGCTCTGGGCAAACGGCAAAATGGCAGCGGTAACCAATGTGGGGACATTGGTGAGGCCTATGACCCGTGCGGAGTATCAGTCAGGCAGTGTGCCGCGTCCGCTGCAGCTATTTTCTCACACTGATCAATCCAATCAGCAGATGAACGCGAGTGCCGGCGATGTCACTATGTCGGGTTGGGGCGGGCGAATGTCTGACCGTATGTCGGATTCGAGTAATCCACAACGGTTGCTCCCGACGGTGAACTCGATCGCCGGTGAGCCCATCTTTACCATCGGTGAACAGCTTCTGCCGTTGGCCATCGGCCCGGCACCGACACCGCTCGGGAGCATTCTGGCGATGACCGGATTTAACGGCACGGCCGCGGCAAATGCTCGCTACGCGGCGATCAGCGGCGGGTATAGCCTAACGTCGACAAATGATATGGACGCTGCCGCGAACGCGGTCCAACGCGAGGCTCTGGCTATTGCCGCGTCGCTCAATAACAGTTCGGATGTGACTGTCGCGTTTCCAAACTCGAACATTGGCAACCAATTGAAGCAGATCGCCCGGTTGATAAAGAATCGTGCTTCCCTAAATATGAATCGGCAGATATTTTTCTGTACGGTCGATGGATTTGATACCCATAGCACCCAACTTGTGGCGCAAACCTCGCTCTTTCTTCAGTTAAGTCAGGCGTGCCGTTCGTTCTACGACGAAATGTCGGCACAATCACTCGGAGATAAGGTGACGCAGTTTACACTTTCTGATTTTGGACGAACCTTCAATCCGGCCGGGTCGGGTGTCAACGCCGGTAGCGATCACGCGTGGGCAAATCACTCTTTAGTGATCGGCGATGGCGTGTTGGGGGGCGATTTTTTTGGCGTTAACACAACAAATGGTTCACCGTTCCCTTCGCTCGTACTAAACGGCCCCGATGACGCCGATATCGGCTCGAACGCTCGTGGCCGTTGGATACCGACGACCGGCGTCGAGCAATACGCAGGTACCTTGGCGAAGTGGTTTGGACTGGAACAGGCAGATATGGGATACGTTTTCCCGAACCTGACCAATTTTGCTCAGACGGATCTGGGCTTTATGCAGCCCTGA
- a CDS encoding DUF1800 domain-containing protein encodes MKGLFTSAFLFAVIVVTAAAQDDLNPNSPAPVLLSSAGSGRVSAIDPSAYPGRNPKAPKDVFTAGRDARAILFLKRLPLIDGEGANAFRVYLKQPSGRTFELQSDEILPTARDVIALSIRIWDVNGYRGQPVDSGDSWIYVTWRGMASNPLKIALGSKGGKIGPAPELGTNTAPAAEFVGYRWSADRTRFLEQATFGPTSATDARLRRIGLRTWLVEQFETPYPYIPFPDPPQMPTSPPTDCQSGTNPTCFRDRYSMIPLQQWFFREAFYGDAQLRHRTAWALSQILVTSGTTTQQSSHAIAYHKVLTNGAFGNYRDLLGDVTLSPTMGNYLDMVRSTKNNPNENYPREILQLFSIGLFQLNQDGTRKLDGQDRAIPTFDQTVINDLARVFTGWTYCNTAACANATPGIVNYKDPMVLIPANHDLSAKTLMAYPGAPVTSIPACPDCTNDAAIRAYAESSIKDALDNIFAHPNLGPFIGKLLIQQMVTSDPSPAYVARVAAAFNDNGSGTRGDMKSVIRAILLDPEARGDVKTAPRYGKLREPVQLLTNLGRLFPAKAYNGIDPSDGGVSSFITAMGQNPFNSPTVFNYFKSDHTIPGTTINAPEFELFNSGTAVKRTNFLYILGFEGLTANATDALRGTSLDYTELIPIAQGDSTGGQLVDALNTKMMHGTLTPEHRALILSAVQAVSAADSIRRVKTAVYLIAASSQYQVQK; translated from the coding sequence ATGAAAGGTTTGTTTACCTCGGCGTTTCTGTTTGCCGTCATAGTTGTAACTGCGGCGGCACAGGATGATCTAAACCCAAATTCTCCCGCACCTGTTCTGCTAAGTTCGGCGGGATCGGGCCGTGTTTCAGCAATCGATCCGTCGGCATACCCGGGACGCAACCCAAAGGCTCCAAAGGATGTCTTTACCGCCGGACGCGACGCGAGAGCAATACTATTCCTCAAACGGCTACCGCTGATCGACGGTGAGGGAGCAAATGCATTCCGCGTCTATCTAAAGCAACCCAGCGGACGCACCTTTGAGTTGCAGTCTGATGAGATCCTGCCGACTGCCCGCGACGTGATCGCGTTGAGCATTCGCATTTGGGATGTCAACGGCTATCGCGGCCAGCCTGTCGATTCGGGAGACTCTTGGATATACGTTACTTGGCGCGGAATGGCCAGCAACCCGCTAAAGATCGCTCTCGGATCTAAAGGCGGCAAAATCGGTCCGGCTCCCGAATTGGGAACTAACACCGCACCTGCAGCTGAATTTGTCGGATACCGTTGGTCGGCTGACCGTACACGCTTTCTCGAGCAGGCCACCTTCGGGCCAACGTCGGCGACGGATGCAAGACTGAGGCGGATCGGACTCAGAACGTGGCTCGTTGAGCAGTTTGAGACACCTTATCCATACATCCCGTTTCCCGACCCTCCGCAGATGCCGACCTCGCCGCCGACCGATTGCCAGTCCGGAACTAATCCGACCTGCTTTCGTGACAGATATTCGATGATCCCGCTGCAGCAGTGGTTTTTTCGTGAGGCATTTTACGGTGATGCGCAACTACGTCATCGGACGGCCTGGGCTCTGAGCCAGATCCTGGTCACTTCGGGGACGACGACGCAGCAATCCAGCCACGCCATCGCTTATCACAAAGTCCTCACCAATGGTGCATTTGGCAATTACCGCGATCTGTTGGGCGATGTCACGCTGAGCCCGACCATGGGCAATTATCTGGATATGGTTCGGAGCACCAAAAATAATCCGAACGAAAACTATCCGCGCGAGATCCTGCAACTTTTTTCGATAGGACTATTTCAATTGAATCAGGACGGCACACGGAAACTCGACGGGCAGGACCGGGCGATCCCGACGTTCGATCAGACGGTCATCAACGATCTCGCAAGGGTATTTACAGGCTGGACTTACTGCAACACGGCCGCGTGTGCAAATGCCACGCCCGGCATCGTCAATTACAAAGACCCGATGGTGTTGATCCCGGCCAATCACGATCTGAGTGCCAAGACACTGATGGCGTATCCTGGAGCACCGGTCACGTCGATCCCGGCGTGCCCCGATTGCACAAACGATGCTGCGATCCGGGCGTACGCCGAATCTTCGATCAAGGACGCTCTTGACAATATATTTGCCCATCCGAATCTTGGCCCGTTCATCGGCAAGTTGCTGATCCAGCAAATGGTCACAAGTGACCCGTCACCGGCGTACGTCGCTCGCGTTGCCGCGGCGTTCAACGACAATGGTTCGGGGACGCGCGGCGATATGAAGAGCGTGATCAGGGCGATATTGCTCGACCCGGAGGCTCGGGGTGACGTCAAGACAGCCCCACGATATGGCAAATTGCGTGAGCCCGTCCAATTGCTTACAAATCTTGGGCGCCTGTTTCCTGCAAAGGCATATAACGGCATCGACCCATCGGATGGCGGTGTAAGTTCGTTTATAACGGCAATGGGACAGAATCCGTTCAATTCGCCGACGGTATTCAACTATTTTAAGTCGGATCATACAATCCCCGGGACGACGATCAACGCACCGGAGTTTGAGCTCTTTAATAGCGGCACAGCAGTTAAGCGAACCAATTTTCTCTATATTCTGGGGTTTGAAGGGCTGACGGCGAATGCGACGGATGCTCTTCGCGGTACTTCGCTCGACTATACCGAGTTGATTCCGATCGCCCAAGGAGACTCCACGGGCGGACAACTTGTCGATGCACTTAATACCAAGATGATGCACGGCACGCTGACGCCGGAACACCGGGCGTTGATCTTGTCCGCTGTTCAGGCAGTTTCTGCCGCAGATAGCATAAGACGGGTCAAGACGGCCGTCTATTTGATCGCGGCCTCCTCACAATACCAGGTACAAAAGTAA